The following proteins come from a genomic window of Athalia rosae chromosome 1, iyAthRosa1.1, whole genome shotgun sequence:
- the LOC105692019 gene encoding trypsin beta-like — MMKFAVLLAIVACASAAVIPKFVEDDAHVAAELAALNPAGRIIGGTVTTIDKVPYQVSFRQYGSHICGASIISERWIITAGHCVSGGSRSSYSIRAGSTYSNKGGNSYSFAQMILHEDYTTSRYGVPSNDIAVLRTSSPISFDSTRRAIPLYRSGEEAAVGANAVITGWGYLREDGSVSSVLQTVSLPIVSKSSCNSNYAIYGGLPAGQICAGVPAGGRDACQGDSGGPLAINGRLAGLTSWGNGCARAGYPGAYTEIASFRDWIQTNTGL, encoded by the exons ATGATGAAGTTCGCAGTCTTATTGGCCATCGTGGCTTGCGCTTCTG CCGCCGTTATCCCGAAATTCGTTGAGGATGACGCACACGTTGCCGCCGAGTTGGCAGCCCTCAATCCGGCTGGACGTATTATCGGAGGAACGGTGACCACCATCGACAAGGTCCCATACCAGGTTTCTTTCCGCCAGTACGGCTCCCACATCTGTGGTGCCAGTATCATTTCCGAGAGATGGATCATCACCGCCGGCCACTGCGTCAGCGGCGGATCTCGCTCCTCATACTCGATCCGTGCCGGATCCACCTACTCCAACAAAGGAGGCAACAGCTACTCTTTCGCACAAATGATCCTCCACGAAGACTACACCACCAGCAGATACGGTGTCCCATCTAACGACATCGCTGTCCTCCGCACTTCTTCCCCCATCTCCTTCGACTCGACCCGTCGTGCCATCCCTCTGTACCGATCCGGAGAGGAAGCCGCCGTTGGCGCTAACGCCGTCATCACTGGATGGGGTTACCTGAGGGAAGATGGATCCGTTAGCTCAGTTCTCCAGACCGTCAGCCTTCCAATCGTATCCAAGTCGTCGTGCAACTCCAACTACGCCATTTACGGAGGACTCCCAGCCGGCCAAATCTGCGCCGGAGTACCCGCTGGAGGTCGTGACGCTTGCCAGGGTGACTCAGGTGGCCCTCTTGCCATCAACGGTCGTCTCGCCGGTTTGACATCATGGGGAAATGGTTGCGCTAGGGCTGGATACCCAGGTGCTTACACCGAGATTGCTTCCTTCCGCGACTGGATCCAGACCAACACTGGACTGTAA